One Symphalangus syndactylus isolate Jambi chromosome 20, NHGRI_mSymSyn1-v2.1_pri, whole genome shotgun sequence DNA segment encodes these proteins:
- the KRTAP29-1 gene encoding keratin-associated protein 29-1, translated as MADSCCPGNTTAVPAVPTITTYPIKGGFRHALCLPSSCHSRTWQLVTCQESCQPSTGAPSGCDPASCQPTCLPATSCVGFVCQPMCSRAACYQSGTGQSPCLVSSCQPSCLESTCCQEKCCDASPCQQSSGQQPICMSGSCQAACGQSVCCNAGSCQPSCSDVTSCPETSRLPTICTASPCQPTWCQGSSCQPVSDEGQPCKSTYYQPICYIFKPCQSALYMPVPCQPLTCVFSSCNTTCCVPSHCQPLHCQPAPSTCFIYQPVANCQAPCSAKNCCKPASCDTVISGQPTCDGPTSHNQSGCKSACCVTGLGTSPSGGSNCLPTSCQPSCESSFCKATLC; from the coding sequence ATGGCAGACAGCTGTTGTCCTGGAAACACCACAGCCGTTCCAGCTGTGCCCACCATCACCACATACCCAATTAAAGGTGGCTTTCGACATGCTCTCTGTTTGCCTAGTTCCTGCCACAGCAGAACGTGGCAACTGGTCACATGCCAAGAAAGCTGTCAGCCATCCACTGGTGCCCCAAGTGGCTGTGATCCTGCTTCGTGTCAACCTACCTGCCTTCCAGCAACGTCTTGTGTGGGTTTTGTTTGCCAACCTATGTGCTCCCGCGCAGCCTGCTATCAGTCCGGCACTGGTCAGTCTCCTTGTCTGGTTAGCTCATGTCAGCCATCCTGCTTGGAATCTACTTGTTGTCAAGAAAAGTGCTGCGATGCCAGTCCCTGCCAGCAAAGCTCCGGCCAGCAACCTATCTGCATGTCTGGATCATGTCAGGCAGCTTGTGGCCAATCAGTCTGCTGTAATGCTGGATCCTGCCAGCCATCCTGCTCTGACGTGACCTCCTGTCCGGAAACTTCTCGCCTACCAACCATCTGTACAGCTAGTCCATGCCAACCAACTTGGTGCCAAGGAAGTTCATGTCAACCCGTCAGTGATGAAGGCCAGCCCtgtaaatcaacttattatcaacCCATCTGCTATATTTTCAAGCCTTGCCAATCAGCCCTCTACATGCCTGTTCCCTGCCAGCCATTGACTTGTGTGTTCAGTTCTTGCAATACTACTTGCTGTGTGCCTTCCCATTGCCAGCCACTTCACTGCCAACCAGCTCCTTCCACATGCTTCATCTACCAGCCAGTGGCTAACTGCCAGGCCCCTTGTTCTGCAAAGAACTGTTGCAAACCAGCTTCCTGTGACACTGTGATTTCTGGCCAACCAACTTGTGATGGACCCACTTCCCACAACCAGAGTGGCTGCAAATCAGCTTGCTGTGTGACAGGTTTAGGCACATCACCCAGTGGTGGCTCCAATTGCTTGCCGACTTCATGCCAACCCAGCTGTGAGTCCAGCTTCTGTAAGGCAACACTTTGTTAA
- the KRTAP16-1 gene encoding keratin-associated protein 16-1, producing MPGSCCSRKCFSVPAISLCSTEVSCGGPICLPSSCQSQTWQLVTCQDSCGSSSCGPQCYQPSCPVSSCAQPLCCEPVICEPSCSVHSCCQPVCCEATTCEPSCSVSSCCQPVCFEATICEPSCSVSSCAQSVCCEPAICEPSCSVSSCCQPVCCEPDVCEPSCSVSSCCQPVGSEATSCQPVLCVPTSCQPVLCKSSCCQPVVCEPSCCSAVCTLPSSCQPVVCEPACCQPVCPTPTCSVTSSCQAVCCDPSPCEPSCSESRICQPATCVALVCEPVGLHPVCCVQSPCEQPCVPNTCQEPSCCVSSICQPICSEPSPCSPAVCVPSPCQPTCYVVKRCHSVCPEPVSCPSTSCRPLSCRAGSSASAICRPTCPRTFYIPSSSKQPCSAMVSYRPVSRPICRPVCSGLLTYRQPYVTSISYRPACYRPCYSILRRPACVTSYSYRPVCFRPSCTESDSCKRDCKKSTSSQLDCVDSTPCKTDVSEEGPCQPTEAKPISPTTREAAAAQPAASKPANC from the coding sequence ATGCCTGGCAGTTGCTGTTCTAGGAAATGCTTCTCCGTGCCAGCCATTTCTCTCTGCTCCACTGAGGTGAGCTGTGGAGGCCCCATCTGCCTGCCCAGTTCCTGCCAGAGCCAGACATGGCAGCTGGTGACTTGTCAAGACAGCTGTGGATCATCCAGCTGTGGGCCACAGTGCTATCAGCCCTCCTGTCCTGTGAGCAGCTGTGCCCAACCCCTGTGCTGTGAGCCTGTCATCTGTGAGCCTTCTTGCTCTGTGCACAGCTGCTGCCAACCCGTGTGCTGTGAGGCCACCACCTGTGAGCCCTCTTGCTCTGTGAGCAGCTGTTGCCAACCTGTGTGCTTTGAGGCCACCATTTGTGAGCCTTCTTGCTCCGTGAGCAGCTGTGCTCAATCTGTGTGCTGTGAGCCTGCTATTTGTGAGCCTTCTTGCTCTGTGAGCAGCTGCTGCCAACCTGTGTGCTGTGAGCCTGATGTTTGTGAGCCTTCTTGCTCCGTGAGCAGCTGCTGCCAACCTGTAGGCTCTGAGGCCACTTCCTGCCAACCAGTCCTCTGTGTGCCCACTTCCTGCCAGCCTGTCCTCTGCAAATCCAGCTGCTGCCAGCCAGTTGTCTGTGAGCCCAGCTGCTGTTCAGCTGTCTGCACCCTGCCTAGTTCCTGCCAACCTGTGGTCTGTGAGCCTGCCTGCTGTCAGCCGGTGTGCCCGACACCTACCTGCTCTGTGACCAGTAGCTGCCAGGCTGTCTGCTGTGACCCCAGCCCTTGTGAGCCATCTTGCTCAGAGTCTAGGATCTGCCAGCCAGCTACCTGTGTGGCTCTGGTCTGTGAGCCAGTTGGCCTCCACCCTGTCTGCTGTGTTCAGAGCCCGTGCGAGCAACCTTGTGTCCCCAACACTTGCCAAGAGCCTTCTTGTTGTGTCTCCAGTATTTGCCAACCCATCTGCTCTGAGCCCAGCCCCTGCTCACCAGCTGTCTGTGTGCCCAGTCCATGCCAACCTACTTGCTATGTAGTCAAGCGCTGTCATTCTGTCTGCCCTGAGCCAGTTTCCTGCCCATCTACTTCCTGCCGACCTCTTTCCTGCCGTGCAGGGTCTTCTGCATCTGCCATCTGCCGACCAACTTGTCCTAGGACTTTCTACATACCCAGTTCCAGCAAACAGCCTTGCAGCGCTATGGTTTCCTACCGCCCGGTCTCCCGTCCGATCTGCCGCCCAGTCTGCTCTGGACTCCTCACCTATAGGCAGCCATACGTGACATCCATCTCCTACCGTCCTGCCTGCTACCGCCCATGCTACTCCATCCTGCGCCGCCCAGCCTGTGTCACTTCCTACTCTTACCGCCCAGTCTGCTTCCGCCCATCTTGCACTGAGTCTGACTCTTGCAAACGGGATTGCAAAAAATCCACTTCCAGCCAACTGGATTGTGTTGACTCAACCCCCTGCAAGACGGATGTCTCAGAAGAGGGTCCCTGCCAGCCCACTGAGGCCAAACCCATCAGTCCAACCACCCGTGAGGCCGCAGCAGCTCAGCCTGCTGCCAGCAAGCCTGCCAACTGCTAA
- the KRTAP17-1 gene encoding keratin-associated protein 17-1: MGCCPGDCFTCCTQEQNCCEECCCQPACCGCCGCCGSCCGCGGSGCGGSGCGGSGCGGSCCGSSCCGSGCGGCGGGCCGSSCCGSSCCGSGCCGPVCCQPTPICDTK; encoded by the coding sequence ATGGGGTGCTGCCCGGGGGACTGCTTCACCTGCTGCACCCAGGAGCAAAACTGCTGTGAAGAGTGCTGCTGTCAGCCGgcctgctgtggctgctgtggctgCTGCGGCTCCTGCTGTGGCTGCGGCGGCTCTGGCTGTGGGGGCTCTGGCTGCGGGGGCTCTGGCTGCGGGGGCAGCTGCTGCGGATCGTCTTGCTGTGGATCTGGCTGCGGAGGCTGCGGGGGTGGCTGCTGTGGATCCAGTTGCTGTGGGTCCAGTTGCTGCGGCTCCGGGTGCTGTGGGCCTGTGTGCTGCCAGCCCACACCTATATGCGACACAAAATGA